The genomic region ACCAGCAGCCCGAGCAGGTACTCCAGGCGCAGCAGCCGGTAGGTGGTGGGGGTCTGGCAGAGGTTGTGTCCGTCCACGGTCACCGCCCGAGGGGCGGGATCGGGGCACCCGGCGCATCGACTGCCGGGCGGGTCGCGGTCACCAGGATCATGCTCTCCTTCTCAAGACCCGGGAACGCCGCCAGATGCGGGGTGAACCGCTCGACCGCGTACGGCAGTGTCAGCAGGTCGGCGACCCGGGCCCGCCAGCCGTGGTCGCCCCACCAGTACTCGGCGTCGGCGAGGTGCCAGACCCAGGGGGTGCCGGAGCCGGACAGGGCCTCCAGCCAGGGCTTGACGAAGGGCGAGTCGGCGGCGTCGGCGTTCAGGCACTCGGCGCCGAGGGTGCTGCCCGGCGCGGACAGCTCGCCGACCGTGCCGACCAGGCGTTCCACGGCTTCCGGGTCGAGGTAGTAGAGCAGTCCCTCGCACAGCCAGGCGGTGGGGCGGCTCGGGTCGAAACCGGCGGTGAGCAGCGCCTCCCGCCAGGCACCGAGCAGGTCGGCGGTGACGGCGGTGCGGCGGGCGGTGCCGGGGGTGCGGCCCGCGAGGACCCGCGCCTTGAAGGCGTGTACGGCCGGCAGGTCGACCTCGAAGACGTGGGTTCCGGCGGGCCAGTCGAGCCGGTACGCGCGGGTGTCCAACCCGGCTCCCAACATGACCACTTGACGGCATCCGGCCCGGGCGGCGGCGAGCAGGTGGTCGTCGAAGAAGCGGGTGCGGACGGCCAGCCAGTCGGGCAGCAGCTTCTGCAGGGCGCCTGATCCGGGAGGCGCGCCGGCCGGTCCGGCGGAGGCCAGGAACTCGGCCGCC from Streptomyces sp. NBC_00878 harbors:
- a CDS encoding SAM-dependent methyltransferase; amino-acid sequence: MPTSLPVPHHDPSQDATPRAAAAACATAGTPLGGVSETALWTVRMRAHETGRADALFQDPLAAEFLASAGPAGAPPGSGALQKLLPDWLAVRTRFFDDHLLAAARAGCRQVVMLGAGLDTRAYRLDWPAGTHVFEVDLPAVHAFKARVLAGRTPGTARRTAVTADLLGAWREALLTAGFDPSRPTAWLCEGLLYYLDPEAVERLVGTVGELSAPGSTLGAECLNADAADSPFVKPWLEALSGSGTPWVWHLADAEYWWGDHGWRARVADLLTLPYAVERFTPHLAAFPGLEKESMILVTATRPAVDAPGAPIPPLGR